A DNA window from bacterium contains the following coding sequences:
- a CDS encoding WYL domain-containing protein → MARNKQLLRHLNIIRYLDSKYGVTIPDLVRIFGVSRRTIERDLATLSDAGFPIYDDLVNGQKRWKFVDGYKSNIPMPFTISEILSLYLSRNILAMFGTTLFRQDLETLVKKIETFLPEKTLRYFDRFPTVFQSRYVAQEQYPYLAKVMPELEQAILDEKAVTIEYYSASKEKWRTYHIEPYAIFPTYDRLYLAAFLPKHREILLFTISRIRKITPTNISFKKPKEFKVSEFMRDAFGIMRGEPQNFVVRFNQPVVSVVKSRCQHMNHTCKELPNGDMILTLCASGWDEIKWWILSFGENAEVIEPKQLRNEIITTLKTTLKKYSQ, encoded by the coding sequence ATGGCTCGGAATAAACAACTACTCCGTCATTTAAATATTATCCGATATTTAGACAGCAAATACGGGGTAACAATTCCGGATTTAGTTAGAATATTCGGGGTATCGCGCAGAACCATCGAACGCGATTTAGCGACCTTGAGCGATGCCGGATTCCCGATATACGATGACCTGGTTAACGGGCAAAAACGATGGAAATTTGTTGACGGATATAAGTCGAACATTCCGATGCCGTTCACGATTTCTGAAATATTAAGCCTCTATTTAAGTCGGAATATTTTAGCGATGTTCGGCACCACGTTATTTAGACAGGATTTAGAAACACTGGTTAAAAAAATTGAAACGTTCCTGCCGGAAAAAACGTTACGCTATTTCGACCGATTCCCTACAGTATTTCAATCGCGATATGTTGCGCAGGAACAATATCCATATTTAGCGAAGGTAATGCCGGAACTAGAGCAAGCGATTCTGGATGAGAAAGCGGTTACGATAGAGTATTATTCCGCAAGTAAAGAAAAATGGCGAACTTATCATATTGAACCGTATGCGATATTCCCAACCTATGACCGATTATATCTCGCTGCGTTCCTGCCGAAACATCGGGAAATATTATTATTTACCATATCGCGAATTAGAAAAATCACACCGACAAATATCTCGTTTAAGAAACCAAAAGAGTTTAAGGTTTCCGAATTTATGCGGGATGCGTTCGGGATTATGCGAGGAGAACCGCAGAATTTTGTTGTCCGGTTCAATCAACCGGTTGTATCAGTAGTTAAGTCGCGATGTCAACATATGAACCATACCTGCAAAGAATTACCGAATGGCGATATGATTTTAACGTTATGCGCCTCCGGCTGGGACGAAATTAAATGGTGGATACTTTCCTTCGGTGAAAATGCCGAGGTTATCGAACCGAAACAA